The Humidesulfovibrio mexicanus genome window below encodes:
- a CDS encoding glycosyltransferase family protein, translated as MKILNIEGRYFVEAFRSLGHEVLTLGQGPGFDVPLDEMLSTRALWDLLASKNFRPDLALWCDHCTPPVVLGLETLPCLTVGFSIDQYCNPWHVPLSAGFDILLAAQKDYAPLFQDARLPRRAEWFPLFCDADRDRDPGLERDIPVCFVGTQDPPLNPMRKPFLDAFRRGAPLLARTGDFRPLFGRSRLVLNQCAVGELNFRIFEAMACGAALLTEDCENGLRDLFTPGEELLIYRRGDAAHAAATARTALERPDLAQLARRGRDAVHARHSSLVRAKRILSLSEAALRRGQPRWRRENASLVREETARAYAMLATDATLRLPDSLRTHFAGLALRMEATAHAASDEPCPTGALGA; from the coding sequence ATGAAAATCCTCAACATTGAGGGCCGCTACTTTGTGGAAGCCTTCCGAAGCCTCGGGCACGAGGTGCTCACCCTGGGACAGGGGCCGGGCTTCGACGTTCCGCTGGACGAAATGCTCTCCACCCGCGCCCTGTGGGATCTGCTCGCCTCCAAAAACTTCCGCCCGGACCTGGCGCTGTGGTGCGACCACTGCACCCCCCCGGTGGTCCTTGGGCTGGAGACTCTGCCCTGCCTCACCGTGGGCTTTTCCATCGACCAGTACTGCAACCCCTGGCACGTGCCCTTGAGCGCCGGGTTCGACATCCTGCTGGCCGCGCAAAAGGACTATGCGCCCCTGTTCCAGGACGCGCGCCTGCCGCGCCGGGCCGAGTGGTTCCCCCTGTTCTGCGATGCGGACCGCGACCGCGATCCCGGCCTGGAACGCGACATCCCGGTGTGCTTCGTGGGCACGCAGGACCCGCCGCTCAACCCCATGCGCAAGCCCTTCCTGGACGCCTTCCGGCGCGGCGCGCCGCTGCTCGCCCGCACGGGCGATTTCCGCCCGCTGTTCGGCCGCAGCCGCCTGGTGCTGAACCAGTGCGCCGTGGGCGAGCTGAACTTCCGCATCTTCGAGGCCATGGCCTGCGGCGCGGCCCTGCTGACCGAGGACTGCGAAAACGGCCTGCGCGACCTGTTCACCCCGGGCGAGGAGCTCCTCATCTACCGCCGGGGCGACGCCGCCCACGCGGCGGCCACGGCGCGCACGGCGCTGGAGCGGCCGGACCTGGCCCAACTGGCCCGGCGCGGGCGCGACGCCGTGCACGCCCGGCACTCCAGCCTGGTGCGCGCCAAGCGCATCCTCTCCCTGTCCGAAGCCGCCCTGCGCCGGGGCCAGCCGCGCTGGCGGCGCGAAAACGCGAGCCTGGTGCGCGAGGAGACGGCCCGCGCCTACGCCATGTTGGCCACGGACGCCACGCTGCGCCTGCCGGATTCCCTGCGCACGCACTTCGCGGGGCTGGCCCTGCGCATGGAGGCCACAGCGCACGCCGCTTCGGACGAGCCTTGCCCCACCGGGGCTCTTGGGGCATGA
- the pgm gene encoding phosphoglucomutase (alpha-D-glucose-1,6-bisphosphate-dependent): MALHPLAGKPAPQEILADIPRLLADYAAVRPDPDNPAHRVSFGTSGHRGVSSDGSFNEDHILAISQAICEHRAAAGVRGPLFIGMDTHALSRPALETALEVFAANGVTAMVQEGLGYTPTPVISHAILTHNRQAKGADRADGVVVTPSHNPPSDGGFKYNPPEGGPADTATTKAIEDRANEILRQKLAPVRRMGFARALSADTTHHYDYVRPYVDDLGDILDMEAIAAAGLKIGADPLGGSGIGFLAPIAERWGLNLTVVNTVVDPTFSFMTVDKDGKIRMDCSSPYAMRPLIAHKDGFDVAFGNDPDFDRHGIVTRSHGLMNPNHYLAVAVDYLFRNRPGWRADAAVGKTVVTSSMIDRVAASLGRKLSEVPVGFKWFVEGLIDGSYGFGGEESAGASFLRKDGSVWTTDKDGIIMGLLAAEITARTGRDPAEVYAELTARHGDPLYERLDAPATPAQKAAFKRLTPNMVAADTLAGEPITARLTHAPGNGADIGGLKVVARNAWFAARPSGTENIYKIYAESFLGREHLERVKAEAQAMVDTAFRAAGA; this comes from the coding sequence ATGGCCCTGCACCCTCTGGCGGGAAAGCCCGCCCCCCAGGAGATACTGGCCGACATTCCCCGTCTGCTGGCGGACTATGCGGCCGTGCGCCCGGACCCGGACAATCCGGCGCACCGCGTGAGCTTCGGCACCTCCGGGCATCGCGGCGTCAGCTCCGACGGCAGCTTCAACGAGGACCACATCCTGGCCATCAGCCAGGCCATCTGCGAGCACCGCGCCGCGGCGGGCGTTCGCGGCCCGCTGTTCATAGGCATGGACACCCACGCCCTGTCGCGCCCGGCCCTGGAAACGGCGCTGGAGGTCTTCGCGGCCAACGGCGTCACGGCGATGGTCCAGGAGGGGCTGGGCTACACGCCCACGCCGGTCATCTCCCACGCCATCCTCACGCACAACCGCCAGGCCAAGGGAGCGGACAGGGCCGACGGCGTGGTGGTCACCCCCTCGCACAACCCCCCTTCCGACGGCGGCTTCAAGTACAACCCGCCCGAGGGCGGCCCGGCCGACACCGCCACCACCAAGGCCATAGAGGACCGCGCCAACGAGATTCTGCGACAGAAGCTCGCCCCGGTGCGGCGCATGGGCTTCGCACGCGCCTTGAGCGCCGACACCACGCACCATTACGACTACGTGCGCCCCTATGTGGACGACCTGGGCGACATCCTGGACATGGAGGCCATCGCCGCAGCCGGACTCAAAATCGGGGCCGACCCGCTTGGCGGCTCGGGCATCGGCTTCCTCGCGCCCATCGCCGAGCGCTGGGGCCTCAACCTCACCGTGGTCAACACCGTGGTGGACCCGACCTTTTCCTTCATGACCGTGGACAAGGACGGCAAGATCCGCATGGACTGCTCCTCGCCCTACGCCATGCGCCCGCTCATCGCCCACAAGGACGGCTTCGACGTGGCTTTCGGCAACGACCCGGACTTCGACCGCCACGGCATCGTCACCCGCAGCCACGGGCTCATGAACCCCAACCACTACCTCGCCGTGGCCGTGGACTATCTGTTCCGCAACCGGCCCGGCTGGCGGGCCGACGCCGCCGTGGGCAAGACCGTGGTCACCAGTTCCATGATCGACCGCGTGGCCGCGAGCCTGGGACGCAAACTCTCGGAAGTGCCCGTGGGCTTCAAATGGTTCGTGGAGGGCCTCATCGACGGCTCCTACGGCTTCGGCGGCGAGGAAAGCGCCGGGGCCAGCTTCCTGCGCAAGGACGGCAGCGTGTGGACCACGGACAAGGACGGCATCATCATGGGCCTGCTCGCCGCGGAGATCACCGCCCGCACCGGCCGCGACCCGGCAGAAGTCTACGCCGAACTCACGGCGCGCCACGGCGACCCGCTGTACGAGCGCCTGGACGCCCCGGCCACGCCCGCGCAGAAGGCCGCCTTCAAGCGCCTCACCCCGAACATGGTCGCGGCCGACACCCTGGCCGGAGAGCCCATCACCGCGCGGCTCACCCACGCGCCCGGCAACGGGGCCGACATCGGCGGCCTCAAGGTGGTGGCCCGGAACGCCTGGTTCGCCGCGCGCCCCTCGGGCACGGAGAACATCTACAAGATCTACGCCGAAAGCTTTCTGGGCCGCGAGCACCTGGAGCGCGTCAAGGCCGAGGCCCAGGCCATGGTCGACACAGCCTTTCGCGCGGCCGGGGCCTAG
- a CDS encoding class I adenylate cyclase — MNAALHDAAAALRRLAGNGQQDAARVLTDLCGQARQAMEAALDSPLTGADAAAAGECAFLLSARLRGQRDPALANRLFQTIAAMGRVGRMQAVQHVQARTLPLSQVSALLQTLPGRDFLALLNDLLLQCPAEDRQLAAWLRGILPGPGKIDAQEAMLFLKALAPSLGGEGLPLARPLREALLGAGIAESLSQALAGNPGPAAEETLLLAAEALASPSAQAEALAHALRAAGTEGPNRLPSLLAAPPDLEPRDEALFMEMRRMALRPDAPAQLLGAAQTEPEMLGLVLADLLAGGGPKAASALRVLPLLPRLGLASALGALAPEAQAHLRARLLAVLALLEPDLLRRAAKAFGTKAGLSGQATQAVVGLLRNGISAGASAFFNAQNWDMAPPEPRKPATRRTPLAEALKHSPAILKDQALSHSPLAGAALDTLTMTGCDLVHCRFSGVSFRNVRLSSCSLVGCVFEDCSFQSCTFAATDLCGCAISSCRLDGCSLEGCDLSRAGVENSAFTGCDLSDCSLAGAHLRKTRLESASLRGCVLSGARFTECALSRLTLQRCDLCGALLERCACRGLELDATALAHARVAGSECTQMRLWRSPSQGLAVQGGHSDSHRLVQACFATRAMRLDAAGAHDAAHDPELLHGPGAAFATACVEAFLRVDEARRTLCAMRGQDHRRHELALERLDEEQGRVLALLPVLLASPVFEQARGLEGVPACGVAGRPRLGLPRREERALLERLFPGLTLPASAKDLREPVLLLEAVYAIGSLGSVAQREHSDVDCWVCVRPGPACPKGGFEAAREGLARKLSALEAWLWEQFALETHFFPMTMQAVRQNDFGMSDKESSGSAQAALLKEEFYRTALKLTGRDLLWWAAPPEATQEEAQALLEEIALLAPRTAAELVDLGQPRPIPPQEYFGACLWQIVKALHSPYKSVMKLGLLEKYAGQGESTRLLCDRIKEAVLRGRRLAEDVDPYLSLFTSIRKHYRQQGAEASLALIGECLRLKADVAQDDLPAEFHTPALPQGDGQGGGAFGAALRLGVLVNQFMISAYRRIQEGLRAHKESAQISPQDLTRLGRRIAANFAQHPHKLGLVPFLSDDIAFTELFFYAEKAPGKRTVWGVKGKDKNAGKAPVEALPPIRRDTDVVRLIAWILFNGLYDPRQAVHAERSLAPIALLDLQGLLADLLAFFPPRTTLEPELDEYLKRERVCQAYIIANLPVPTDKTKILSVSVLYATNWGEVFCQSFDNPPLTLQKSPLAFLRESLAKPVDAETELRSFLPKKSAAPKIRVV; from the coding sequence ATGAACGCCGCGCTGCACGACGCGGCCGCGGCCCTGCGCCGCCTGGCGGGCAATGGCCAGCAGGACGCCGCGCGCGTCCTGACGGACCTTTGCGGACAGGCGCGCCAAGCCATGGAAGCGGCCCTCGATTCGCCCCTGACAGGGGCCGATGCGGCCGCGGCCGGGGAATGCGCGTTCCTGCTCTCCGCCCGCCTGCGCGGCCAACGCGATCCCGCCCTGGCCAACCGGCTTTTCCAGACCATCGCCGCCATGGGCCGAGTGGGACGGATGCAGGCGGTGCAGCACGTCCAGGCCCGCACGCTGCCTTTGTCGCAGGTTTCCGCGCTGCTGCAAACCCTGCCCGGGCGTGACTTTCTGGCCCTTTTGAACGACCTGCTCTTGCAGTGCCCGGCCGAGGACCGGCAGCTGGCCGCCTGGCTGCGCGGCATTTTGCCTGGCCCCGGCAAGATCGACGCGCAGGAGGCGATGCTCTTCCTCAAGGCCCTGGCGCCCTCTCTGGGCGGCGAAGGCCTGCCCCTGGCCCGGCCCCTGCGCGAGGCCCTGCTGGGGGCCGGAATTGCCGAAAGCTTGTCCCAGGCCCTTGCCGGGAATCCCGGCCCGGCCGCTGAGGAAACCCTGCTCCTTGCCGCCGAGGCCCTGGCCTCCCCGTCCGCGCAGGCCGAGGCTCTGGCCCACGCCCTGCGGGCCGCCGGGACGGAAGGCCCCAACCGTCTGCCCTCCCTGCTCGCCGCTCCGCCCGATCTGGAGCCGCGCGACGAGGCCCTGTTCATGGAGATGCGCCGCATGGCCCTGCGCCCAGACGCCCCGGCCCAGCTGCTGGGCGCGGCGCAGACCGAGCCGGAGATGCTGGGGCTGGTGCTTGCGGACCTGCTGGCCGGGGGAGGCCCCAAGGCGGCGTCCGCCCTGCGCGTGCTGCCGCTTTTGCCGCGCCTGGGCCTGGCCTCGGCCCTGGGCGCCCTTGCGCCGGAGGCCCAGGCGCACCTGCGCGCGCGCCTGCTGGCCGTGCTGGCCCTGCTGGAGCCGGACCTGTTGCGCCGGGCGGCCAAGGCCTTCGGAACCAAGGCAGGCCTCTCCGGCCAGGCGACCCAGGCCGTGGTGGGGCTGCTGCGGAACGGAATCAGCGCGGGCGCCTCTGCGTTCTTCAACGCCCAGAACTGGGACATGGCCCCGCCGGAGCCGCGCAAACCCGCCACGCGCCGCACCCCCCTGGCCGAGGCGCTCAAGCACTCCCCGGCAATCCTCAAAGACCAGGCCCTTTCGCATTCGCCCCTGGCGGGCGCGGCCCTGGACACGCTGACCATGACCGGCTGCGATCTCGTCCACTGCCGCTTCAGCGGGGTCAGCTTCCGCAACGTGCGCCTGAGCTCCTGTTCCCTGGTCGGGTGCGTGTTCGAGGACTGCTCCTTCCAGTCCTGCACCTTCGCCGCCACGGATCTGTGCGGCTGCGCCATATCTTCCTGCCGCCTGGACGGCTGTTCCCTGGAAGGCTGCGACCTGTCCCGCGCCGGAGTGGAAAACAGCGCCTTCACCGGCTGCGACCTTTCCGATTGCAGCCTGGCCGGAGCGCACCTGCGCAAGACCCGGCTGGAGTCCGCAAGCCTGCGCGGCTGCGTGCTCTCCGGGGCGCGGTTCACCGAATGCGCGCTGTCCCGCCTGACGCTGCAACGCTGCGACTTGTGCGGCGCGCTTCTGGAACGCTGCGCGTGCAGGGGGCTGGAGCTCGACGCCACCGCCCTGGCCCATGCGCGCGTGGCGGGGAGCGAATGCACGCAGATGCGGCTGTGGCGCTCGCCGTCGCAGGGGCTGGCCGTGCAGGGCGGGCACTCGGACTCCCACCGTCTTGTCCAGGCCTGCTTCGCCACGCGGGCCATGCGCCTGGATGCGGCGGGCGCGCACGACGCCGCGCACGACCCGGAGCTGCTGCACGGTCCAGGCGCAGCCTTCGCCACAGCCTGCGTGGAGGCCTTCCTGCGGGTGGACGAGGCCCGGCGCACGCTCTGCGCCATGCGCGGGCAGGACCACCGGCGGCACGAGCTCGCCCTGGAACGCCTGGACGAAGAACAGGGGCGCGTCCTCGCCCTGCTGCCCGTGCTGCTGGCCAGCCCCGTGTTCGAGCAGGCCCGCGGCCTTGAAGGCGTCCCGGCCTGCGGCGTGGCCGGACGGCCGCGCCTGGGCCTGCCGCGCAGGGAGGAACGCGCCCTGCTGGAGCGTCTGTTCCCAGGTCTCACGCTCCCGGCCTCGGCCAAGGACCTCCGCGAGCCCGTGCTGCTGCTGGAGGCCGTGTACGCCATCGGCTCCCTGGGCTCCGTGGCGCAGCGCGAGCATTCCGACGTGGACTGCTGGGTCTGCGTGCGTCCGGGTCCGGCCTGTCCGAAAGGCGGCTTCGAGGCCGCGCGCGAAGGCCTGGCCCGCAAGCTCTCGGCCCTGGAGGCCTGGCTGTGGGAACAGTTCGCCCTGGAGACGCACTTCTTCCCCATGACCATGCAGGCCGTGCGCCAAAACGACTTCGGCATGAGCGACAAGGAAAGCAGCGGCTCGGCCCAGGCCGCGCTGCTCAAGGAGGAGTTCTACCGCACAGCCCTCAAGCTGACCGGGCGCGACCTCTTGTGGTGGGCCGCGCCGCCGGAGGCCACCCAGGAGGAGGCCCAGGCCCTGCTGGAGGAAATCGCCCTGCTGGCCCCGCGCACCGCGGCCGAGCTGGTGGACCTGGGCCAGCCGCGCCCCATCCCCCCGCAGGAATACTTCGGGGCCTGCCTGTGGCAGATCGTCAAGGCCCTGCACAGCCCGTACAAGTCCGTAATGAAGCTGGGGCTGCTGGAAAAATACGCGGGCCAGGGCGAAAGCACCCGGCTTTTGTGCGACCGCATCAAGGAAGCGGTGCTGCGCGGCCGCAGGCTCGCGGAAGACGTGGATCCCTACCTCTCGCTGTTCACCAGCATCCGCAAGCACTACCGACAGCAGGGGGCGGAGGCCAGCCTCGCGCTCATCGGCGAATGCCTGCGCCTGAAGGCCGATGTGGCCCAGGACGACCTGCCCGCCGAGTTCCACACCCCGGCCCTGCCGCAAGGCGACGGCCAAGGGGGCGGCGCCTTTGGCGCGGCCCTGCGCCTGGGCGTGCTGGTGAACCAGTTCATGATCTCCGCCTACCGGCGCATCCAGGAAGGCCTGCGCGCGCACAAGGAGTCGGCGCAGATAAGCCCGCAGGACCTGACCCGCCTGGGCAGGCGCATCGCTGCGAACTTCGCCCAGCACCCGCATAAGCTTGGCCTGGTGCCCTTCCTCTCCGACGACATCGCCTTCACCGAGCTGTTCTTCTATGCCGAAAAAGCCCCGGGCAAGCGCACGGTGTGGGGGGTCAAGGGCAAGGACAAGAACGCGGGCAAGGCCCCGGTGGAGGCCCTGCCCCCCATCCGGCGCGACACCGACGTGGTGCGGCTCATCGCCTGGATCCTGTTCAACGGGCTCTACGATCCCCGGCAAGCCGTCCACGCGGAGCGCAGTCTCGCACCCATCGCCCTGCTGGACCTGCAAGGCCTGCTGGCCGATCTGCTGGCCTTTTTCCCGCCCAGGACCACCCTGGAGCCGGAACTGGACGAATACCTGAAGCGCGAACGGGTCTGCCAGGCGTACATCATCGCCAATCTCCCCGTTCCCACGGACAAGACCAAGATACTGAGCGTCTCCGTGTTGTACGCCACCAACTGGGGCGAAGTGTTCTGCCAAAGCTTCGACAATCCGCCGCTGACGCTGCAGAAAAGCCCTCTGGCCTTCCTGCGCGAAAGTCTGGCCAAACCCGTGGACGCGGAAACGGAACTCCGGTCCTTCCTGCCGAAAAAATCCGCAGCGCCAAAAATCCGCGTGGTTTAA
- a CDS encoding adenylosuccinate synthase, with protein sequence MSNIVVFGSQWGDEGKGKIVDMLAREASAIVRFQGGNNAGHTLVVAGEKCILHLIPSGILHPGKVCLIGNGVVLDPEVFLRETDTLAAKGVDVSPARLKISKKTHVIMPYHRALDVAREGLLSGGAKIGTTGRGIGPCYEDKMHRCGIRAADLADPELLKVKIASALEEKNVLFKHLYGAEPMDPEAVFQELAPVAERVVPYLADVSTDIQKAVAGGGSVLFEGAQGTHLDIDHGTYPFVTSSTTVSGNAASGSGCSPRMLERIIAIVKAYTTRVGGGPFPTELFDATGEYLQDKGGEFGATTGRKRRCGWLDMVVLRESARLNGPTELAVTKLDVLSGLPELKICVAYEYRGQRVDYPPQEQNAMAFVTPVYETLPGWGEDITTATSFSALPENARNYLKRMEELSGVPIGLISVGPDREQTFARG encoded by the coding sequence ATGTCAAATATCGTGGTCTTCGGGTCCCAGTGGGGCGATGAGGGCAAGGGCAAAATCGTCGACATGCTGGCCCGGGAAGCCTCGGCCATTGTTCGTTTTCAGGGCGGCAACAACGCCGGGCACACCCTTGTCGTCGCCGGGGAGAAGTGCATCCTGCACCTCATTCCCTCTGGCATTCTGCACCCCGGCAAGGTCTGCCTCATCGGCAACGGCGTGGTGCTCGACCCCGAGGTGTTCCTGCGCGAGACCGACACCCTGGCCGCCAAAGGCGTGGACGTAAGCCCCGCGCGCCTCAAAATAAGCAAGAAGACCCACGTCATCATGCCCTACCACCGCGCGCTCGACGTGGCCCGCGAGGGCCTTCTGTCCGGCGGGGCCAAGATCGGCACCACCGGCCGGGGCATCGGCCCCTGCTACGAGGACAAGATGCACCGCTGCGGCATCCGCGCGGCCGACCTGGCCGACCCGGAGCTGCTCAAGGTCAAGATCGCCAGCGCCCTTGAGGAAAAGAACGTGCTCTTCAAGCATCTGTACGGCGCGGAGCCCATGGATCCCGAGGCCGTGTTCCAGGAGCTTGCGCCCGTGGCCGAACGCGTGGTCCCCTACCTCGCAGACGTGTCCACAGACATCCAAAAGGCCGTGGCTGGCGGCGGATCCGTGCTTTTCGAGGGTGCGCAGGGCACGCATCTGGACATCGACCATGGCACGTACCCCTTCGTCACCTCGTCCACCACGGTTTCGGGCAACGCGGCTTCGGGTTCGGGCTGTTCGCCCAGAATGCTCGAGCGCATCATCGCCATAGTGAAGGCCTATACCACGCGCGTGGGCGGCGGTCCATTCCCCACGGAGCTTTTTGACGCCACCGGCGAGTATCTGCAGGATAAGGGCGGCGAGTTCGGGGCGACCACGGGCCGCAAGCGCCGCTGCGGCTGGCTGGACATGGTGGTGCTGCGCGAAAGCGCGCGCCTGAACGGCCCCACGGAGCTTGCCGTGACCAAGCTGGACGTGCTTTCCGGCCTGCCGGAGCTGAAAATCTGCGTGGCCTACGAATACAGGGGCCAGCGCGTGGACTATCCCCCGCAGGAGCAGAACGCCATGGCCTTCGTCACTCCGGTGTACGAGACCCTGCCCGGCTGGGGCGAGGACATCACCACGGCCACCAGCTTCTCCGCCCTGCCGGAAAACGCCCGCAACTACCTCAAGCGCATGGAGGAGCTCTCCGGCGTACCCATCGGCCTCATCTCCGTGGGTCCGGACCGGGAGCAGACCTTCGCGCGCGGCTAG
- a CDS encoding transglycosylase SLT domain-containing protein, whose amino-acid sequence MSTTLPDKTPRAALTSRRERLVLGLLTAALAGLVVQHTLTLPMPGTLVVAAPRQTRVTADASMSFEKTLLERFAREQGVELTLVLTDTPEQALEMVEDGRAQLGLALGVAPHELSAHEAKAARRKLKIAYGPEYDRQPIYAVDWAEGYAPPEDASGALDELLRVAQAFSSSPRQAPALPLDALHLLLPFVSEVRDAAPTRREASYRFVWRTDVPRLDAAMRAFWNEVETDGSLAALQERTMGFLPADPDPFEMEMLRRTLAFSVPEHRKIIERAARKWRLDPCLLTAVIHQESRFDPAAVSATGVRGLMQMTTATLEELGVQDPENPTETILAGARYLNALRAQFVDMGYGPNDAMLLALASFNVGLGHVQDAIDLMREDENDLPSWLGVRAALPLLARADVASATRHGACRGAEAVDFVDKVRYFTFAIRGLVLASAQGNELPGLRLALAD is encoded by the coding sequence ATGTCAACAACCCTCCCGGACAAGACGCCCCGAGCGGCGCTGACCAGCAGGCGCGAACGCCTGGTGCTGGGCCTGCTCACCGCCGCCCTGGCCGGGCTTGTGGTCCAGCACACATTGACCCTGCCCATGCCCGGAACCCTGGTGGTGGCCGCCCCACGGCAAACGCGCGTCACCGCCGACGCCTCCATGAGCTTCGAGAAGACCCTGCTGGAGCGTTTCGCCCGCGAGCAGGGCGTGGAGCTCACCCTCGTGCTCACCGACACGCCGGAACAGGCCCTGGAGATGGTCGAGGACGGGCGCGCCCAACTGGGCCTGGCCCTGGGGGTGGCCCCGCACGAGCTTTCCGCCCACGAGGCCAAGGCCGCCCGGCGCAAGCTCAAAATTGCCTACGGCCCGGAGTACGACCGGCAACCCATTTATGCCGTGGACTGGGCCGAGGGCTACGCCCCGCCGGAGGACGCCTCCGGCGCGCTGGACGAACTGTTGCGCGTGGCCCAGGCGTTCTCCTCAAGCCCCCGCCAGGCCCCGGCCCTGCCGCTGGACGCCCTGCACCTGCTTTTGCCCTTTGTCTCCGAGGTGCGCGACGCCGCGCCCACCCGGCGCGAGGCCTCCTACCGCTTCGTGTGGCGCACGGACGTGCCCCGCCTGGACGCGGCCATGCGCGCCTTCTGGAACGAAGTCGAAACCGACGGCAGCCTGGCCGCCCTGCAGGAGCGGACCATGGGCTTTTTGCCAGCGGACCCGGACCCCTTTGAGATGGAGATGCTGCGCCGCACCTTGGCCTTCTCCGTGCCGGAGCACAGGAAAATCATCGAGCGCGCGGCGCGCAAGTGGCGGCTCGACCCCTGCCTGCTGACCGCCGTCATCCACCAGGAATCGCGCTTCGACCCCGCCGCCGTGAGCGCAACCGGCGTGCGCGGCCTGATGCAGATGACCACCGCCACCCTTGAGGAACTGGGCGTGCAGGATCCGGAGAACCCCACCGAGACCATTCTGGCCGGCGCCCGCTATCTGAACGCCCTGCGCGCGCAGTTCGTGGACATGGGCTACGGGCCGAACGACGCCATGCTGCTGGCCCTGGCCTCCTTCAATGTGGGCCTGGGCCATGTGCAGGACGCCATCGACCTGATGCGCGAGGACGAGAACGACCTGCCCTCCTGGCTTGGCGTCCGCGCGGCCCTGCCGCTGCTGGCCCGCGCGGATGTGGCCAGCGCCACGCGCCACGGCGCCTGCCGCGGGGCGGAGGCCGTGGATTTCGTGGACAAGGTGCGCTACTTCACCTTCGCAATCAGAGGGCTAGTCCTGGCTTCTGCGCAGGGGAATGAGCTTCCCGGCCTTCGGCTTGCCCTGGCGGACTGA
- a CDS encoding IMP cyclohydrolase, with amino-acid sequence MSDLKKMYTTLLHDSFPEDLRITLGNQELVYKKRTWNIGGEVRGLRYGENPDQPAALYEQVGGELILEGVAFRGPGQGLVSALTEEHMLQAGKHPGKTNLTDVDNALNILQYLSAKPCAVILKHNNPCGAAWTDDGIAEAVSRAFWADRIAAFGGAIVVNRPLTKEAAELINSFYFEVVAAPEFEPGVVDILKARKNLRILKIPGIARLDELARSPFLDIKALFDGGLVLQTSFQSRIRSEADFLPATAEKDGTIYTARKPSRKEMDDLIFAWSVEAGVTSNSVIFVRDGVTTGIGTGEQDRVGCAELTITKARTKYADLLAFKEQNMSIFELMLAARSDSAKAAALADIRRRAEEARGGLPGSVLVSDGFFPFRDGVDLCIAQGVTAIAQPGGSLRDFEVIRAVNEATPQVAMVFTGQRSFKH; translated from the coding sequence ATGAGCGACCTCAAAAAGATGTACACCACCCTGCTGCACGACAGCTTTCCCGAGGACCTGCGCATCACCCTGGGCAACCAGGAGCTGGTCTACAAAAAGCGCACCTGGAACATCGGGGGCGAGGTGCGCGGCCTGCGCTACGGCGAAAACCCCGACCAGCCCGCCGCCCTGTACGAGCAGGTGGGCGGCGAGCTGATCCTGGAAGGCGTGGCCTTCCGCGGCCCCGGACAGGGACTGGTGTCCGCCCTCACCGAGGAGCACATGCTGCAGGCGGGCAAGCACCCGGGCAAGACCAACCTCACCGATGTGGACAACGCCCTGAACATTTTGCAGTACCTTTCGGCCAAGCCCTGCGCGGTGATCCTGAAGCACAACAACCCCTGCGGCGCGGCCTGGACCGACGACGGCATCGCCGAGGCCGTGTCCCGCGCCTTCTGGGCCGACCGCATCGCCGCCTTCGGCGGGGCCATCGTGGTCAACCGCCCACTCACCAAAGAGGCCGCGGAGCTCATCAACTCCTTCTATTTCGAGGTGGTGGCCGCGCCGGAGTTCGAACCCGGCGTGGTGGACATCCTCAAGGCCAGAAAGAACCTGCGCATCCTCAAGATCCCCGGCATCGCGCGACTCGACGAACTGGCCCGCTCGCCGTTTCTCGACATCAAGGCGCTCTTCGACGGCGGTCTGGTGCTGCAGACCTCGTTTCAGAGCCGCATCCGCTCCGAGGCCGATTTCCTGCCCGCCACGGCCGAAAAGGACGGCACCATCTACACCGCGCGCAAGCCCAGCCGGAAGGAGATGGACGATCTCATCTTCGCCTGGTCCGTGGAGGCCGGGGTCACGTCCAACTCCGTCATCTTCGTACGCGATGGCGTGACCACGGGCATCGGCACCGGCGAGCAGGACCGCGTGGGCTGCGCGGAGCTGACCATCACCAAGGCCCGCACCAAGTACGCCGACCTGCTCGCCTTCAAGGAGCAGAACATGAGCATCTTCGAGCTCATGCTGGCCGCGCGTTCCGATTCGGCCAAGGCCGCGGCCCTGGCCGACATCCGTCGGCGCGCCGAGGAGGCCCGGGGCGGCCTGCCCGGCTCTGTGCTGGTGAGCGACGGCTTCTTCCCCTTCCGCGACGGCGTGGACCTGTGCATCGCCCAGGGGGTGACGGCAATCGCCCAGCCCGGCGGCTCCCTGCGCGACTTCGAGGTCATCCGCGCGGTGAACGAGGCCACGCCGCAGGTGGCCATGGTCTTCACCGGCCAGCGCTCGTTCAAGCACTAG